Proteins from one Acidobacteriota bacterium genomic window:
- a CDS encoding transketolase yields the protein MKNILNEEEELGLKRIAKKLRINVLKMTTMAGSGHPGGSLSSADIVTFLFFKKMRIDPSNPKWNERDRFILSKGHSAPILYAALAEIGFFPVDWLWNLRRFQYPLQGHPDMNTTPGVEISTGSLGQGLSVANGLALALKLQNINSKIYVLLGDGESQEGQVWEAAMTSSHKKLDNICAIVDYNGLQIDGWIKDIKSLEPLKDKWQAFGWHVFEIDGHNFFDISNALNEADLIKGKPSVIIAHTIKGKGVSFMENKARYHGIALTPKELELALKELDEN from the coding sequence ATGAAAAACATACTGAATGAGGAGGAAGAATTAGGGCTTAAGCGAATAGCAAAGAAGTTAAGAATTAATGTTTTAAAGATGACAACGATGGCCGGCTCTGGCCACCCAGGAGGTTCTCTTTCTTCTGCTGACATAGTAACTTTCTTGTTTTTTAAGAAGATGAGAATTGATCCATCAAATCCGAAATGGAATGAAAGGGACAGGTTTATTCTTTCCAAGGGTCATAGTGCTCCAATATTATACGCAGCTCTGGCAGAGATAGGCTTTTTTCCTGTAGATTGGCTGTGGAATTTGAGAAGATTTCAATATCCCCTTCAGGGCCATCCTGATATGAATACAACTCCTGGAGTTGAAATATCAACTGGCTCACTGGGTCAAGGGTTGTCTGTGGCAAATGGTCTTGCTTTAGCATTAAAACTTCAAAACATCAATTCAAAAATATATGTTCTTCTTGGAGATGGAGAAAGTCAGGAAGGTCAGGTCTGGGAAGCTGCAATGACATCAAGTCATAAAAAATTGGATAATATTTGTGCAATTGTTGACTATAACGGCTTACAGATTGATGGATGGATCAAGGATATAAAGTCTTTAGAGCCATTAAAGGATAAATGGCAAGCATTTGGCTGGCATGTTTTTGAAATAGATGGACACAATTTTTTTGATATCTCTAATGCTTTGAATGAAGCTGATTTGATTAAAGGGAAACCGAGTGTAATTATTGCCCATACTATAAAAGGAAAGGGAGTCTCATTCATGGAAAATAAAGCAAGATATCATGGAATTGCCCTTACCCCAAAAGAGCTTGAATTAGCATTGAAAGAGCTGGATGAAAATTAA
- a CDS encoding transketolase family protein: protein MKIKLKEIKEESLRDVYGETLLELGRENKKIVVLDSDLSASTKTNLFAREFPERFFNMGVAEQDMIGTAAGLALGGMIPFVSSFAVFEAGRAWEQIRQSICYPNLNVKLVASHGGITVGEDGATHQSNEDLALMRILPNMKVICPCDAVETRKIIISIAEDYGPCYVRLSRPKFPVILDDDYSFEIGKSFILMEGDDIAIFAIGITLFHSLIAAEELAKEGIHARVANLSSIKPIDEELIVESAKKTKAVLTVEEHSIFGGLGSAVAEVLSQNYPCFIKIMGIPDTFGISGKPHELLDFYGISSPYIYREAVNLLKKKKEKHGAY, encoded by the coding sequence ATGAAAATTAAATTGAAAGAAATAAAAGAAGAGAGCTTGAGGGATGTATACGGAGAGACCCTCTTAGAATTGGGAAGAGAAAACAAAAAGATAGTGGTTTTAGATTCAGACCTTTCTGCTTCAACAAAGACCAATTTATTTGCAAGGGAATTTCCTGAAAGATTTTTCAACATGGGAGTAGCCGAACAGGATATGATTGGAACTGCAGCAGGTCTGGCATTGGGAGGAATGATCCCTTTTGTTTCATCGTTTGCAGTCTTTGAAGCAGGGCGAGCATGGGAACAGATAAGGCAGAGTATATGCTATCCAAATCTAAATGTGAAACTCGTTGCAAGCCATGGAGGGATAACAGTCGGAGAAGATGGTGCTACTCATCAGTCAAATGAGGATTTGGCTTTAATGAGAATACTTCCAAACATGAAAGTCATATGCCCCTGTGATGCTGTTGAGACAAGAAAGATAATCATATCGATAGCAGAAGATTATGGGCCTTGCTATGTCAGGCTTTCAAGGCCTAAGTTTCCAGTGATTCTTGATGATGATTATTCATTTGAAATTGGAAAAAGCTTTATTTTAATGGAGGGAGATGACATCGCAATTTTTGCGATAGGAATAACTCTTTTTCATTCTTTAATTGCTGCTGAAGAACTTGCGAAAGAAGGAATTCATGCAAGAGTGGCAAATCTTTCTTCGATAAAACCAATTGATGAAGAATTGATAGTGGAGAGTGCTAAAAAAACAAAAGCTGTTTTAACTGTGGAAGAGCATTCGATATTTGGAGGACTGGGGTCTGCAGTAGCTGAGGTGCTCTCTCAAAACTATCCATGTTTTATAAAAATAATGGGAATCCCGGACACTTTTGGAATTTCCGGGAAACCCCATGAACTGCTTGATTTTTATGGAATATCCTCTCCTTATATATACAGAGAGGCTGTTAATTTGTTAAAAAAGAAAAAGGAAAAACATGGAGCATATTAA